A window from Enterocloster bolteae encodes these proteins:
- a CDS encoding antibiotic biosynthesis monooxygenase, which translates to MELRVNEPGLFIEELVFQIRPEQVKRYVELEYEIMAKELAGLDGFCGWQIWVSETNPGRVTSLYFWKDHASYRNLDQEWLSGKKDEITRAFGAENMTFVRVGHETDRRYQMRSLA; encoded by the coding sequence ATGGAACTGAGAGTAAACGAACCTGGCCTTTTTATCGAGGAACTGGTATTCCAAATCAGGCCGGAACAGGTAAAACGTTATGTGGAATTAGAATATGAAATCATGGCAAAAGAGCTGGCTGGGCTGGATGGCTTTTGCGGGTGGCAGATTTGGGTGAGCGAAACCAATCCCGGCCGTGTGACGTCTCTTTATTTCTGGAAGGACCATGCATCCTACCGGAATCTTGACCAGGAATGGCTTTCCGGGAAAAAGGATGAGATAACCAGGGCGTTTGGGGCTGAAAACATGACGTTTGTGAGGGTGGGTCATGAAACAGACCGAAGGTACCAGATGCGCAGTCTCGCCTGA
- a CDS encoding sigma 54-interacting transcriptional regulator, whose amino-acid sequence MDRSQPKYHVLIVSINSSIRLEFQSYLHKILGAHIAFDTIGLDQVQRPEQIKGYQCILFSSPLVQSEFPISIPKEVMQIICTRTFNHACLDQIIRIPPGERVYIVNDTYDSIVTIMDQLKEAGVVQYRFEPFYPGCIQADESIHYAITVGEPQLVPSHITNVIDIGNRIIDISTVNELCEYFHLPASLSNQITKSYVNSIMQIAKLTSAYYQDYIYSRQLLQTVISNLPIGLCLLSVRGEINMVNRRFSMDLELPETGTTGRNLSQFLPQPCKGMDFCHSADYKVMNRSGKHLLLSSLELLLPNHEPLYLLNSTPCPVLADGTGDYPPLPDPVFSDSRYADSMFTSFTTASEPMKNILEYARRLSLYDFPVLIQGESGTQKKLLARAIHKTSSRRQHPFVCLNMPMGLNAAARINGVSGPNEVSGPDSAPGPGVLSDPGGTSCLSGAALTVSDPLSQMLGLFKEANHGTLLIDSAEYLSPEIQGLLIHILQDNRTGNVFGTRFSPFDVRIIATAGQDLYGMVKQGTFREELFFLLNAASIDTLPLRKRREDIPLLMDQFFRELFHNKSLMARDLLSPSLFDFMMDYDYPGNVQELYNLTRYFFSHYAAHPLILAQLPSYIRNQMRKSDQDHSPVRLRVLAAIAASPRIGRGAIKNALAEAGVELSDGRLRGLLKELSEEGLIRINRTRGGCEITEQGLMSLRH is encoded by the coding sequence ATGGACAGAAGCCAGCCAAAATACCATGTGCTCATCGTCAGCATCAATTCCAGCATACGCCTTGAATTCCAGAGCTATCTCCACAAGATATTGGGAGCCCATATTGCCTTTGATACAATTGGGCTGGACCAGGTCCAGCGGCCGGAGCAAATCAAGGGATACCAGTGCATCCTTTTTTCCAGCCCCCTGGTCCAGTCAGAATTTCCCATATCCATCCCAAAGGAGGTCATGCAGATTATCTGTACCAGGACCTTCAACCATGCCTGTCTGGACCAAATCATCCGCATACCGCCCGGTGAGCGTGTCTACATAGTAAACGATACCTATGACTCCATTGTCACCATCATGGACCAGCTCAAGGAGGCAGGGGTGGTGCAGTACCGGTTTGAACCCTTTTATCCCGGATGCATCCAGGCCGACGAGTCCATCCACTATGCCATCACCGTGGGCGAGCCCCAGCTGGTTCCCAGCCATATCACCAATGTCATTGATATCGGCAACCGCATCATTGACATCTCCACTGTCAATGAGCTGTGCGAGTACTTTCATCTTCCCGCCAGCCTGTCCAACCAGATTACCAAATCCTATGTGAACAGCATCATGCAGATTGCCAAGCTGACCAGCGCCTATTACCAGGACTACATCTATTCCAGGCAGCTTCTCCAGACCGTTATCAGCAATCTTCCCATAGGCCTGTGCCTTCTGTCGGTCCGCGGGGAAATCAATATGGTCAACCGCAGATTCTCCATGGACCTGGAGCTGCCTGAGACAGGCACCACGGGCCGGAACCTGTCACAGTTTCTGCCCCAGCCCTGCAAAGGCATGGATTTCTGTCACAGTGCGGATTACAAGGTGATGAACCGCAGCGGAAAGCATCTCCTGCTCAGCTCCCTTGAACTGCTGCTGCCCAACCATGAGCCCCTTTACCTGCTCAACAGCACGCCGTGTCCTGTGCTGGCTGACGGGACCGGGGATTACCCGCCTCTCCCTGACCCTGTATTCTCCGACTCCAGATATGCGGACAGCATGTTCACCAGTTTTACCACTGCCTCGGAGCCCATGAAGAATATCCTGGAATATGCCAGAAGGCTCTCCCTCTATGACTTCCCTGTGCTGATTCAGGGAGAGAGCGGCACCCAGAAAAAACTCCTGGCCAGAGCCATACATAAGACATCCTCCAGGAGGCAGCATCCCTTTGTCTGCCTGAATATGCCCATGGGGCTTAATGCGGCCGCAAGGATAAACGGGGTCTCCGGCCCAAATGAAGTTTCCGGCCCGGACAGCGCTCCCGGCCCAGGCGTGCTATCCGATCCGGGCGGGACCTCCTGTCTGTCAGGCGCAGCTCTGACTGTCTCGGATCCTCTCTCCCAGATGTTAGGACTGTTCAAAGAGGCCAACCACGGAACCCTGCTCATTGACAGCGCCGAGTACCTGTCTCCTGAGATTCAGGGACTCCTGATTCACATTCTTCAGGACAACCGGACCGGAAATGTCTTTGGAACCCGCTTCTCCCCCTTTGACGTGCGCATCATCGCCACAGCCGGTCAGGACCTGTACGGGATGGTAAAGCAGGGCACCTTCCGGGAAGAGCTGTTCTTCCTTCTGAATGCGGCCTCCATCGACACCCTGCCTCTCAGGAAACGCAGGGAGGACATTCCCCTGCTCATGGACCAGTTCTTCCGTGAACTGTTCCACAATAAAAGCCTTATGGCCCGCGACCTTTTGTCCCCCAGTCTCTTTGACTTCATGATGGACTACGATTATCCCGGCAATGTCCAGGAGCTATACAACCTGACCCGTTATTTCTTCTCCCACTACGCCGCCCATCCCCTGATACTGGCACAGCTTCCCTCCTATATCAGGAACCAGATGCGAAAGTCCGACCAGGACCACAGTCCGGTCCGCCTCAGGGTGCTGGCTGCCATAGCTGCCTCCCCCCGCATCGGCCGGGGAGCCATAAAAAATGCCCTGGCAGAGGCCGGCGTGGAATTAAGCGACGGCCGCCTGCGGGGGCTGCTGAAAGAATTATCCGAAGAAGGACTTATCCGCATCAACCGCACCAGGGGAGGCTGCGAGATAACAGAACAGGGGCTGATGTCCCTTCGCCATTAA
- a CDS encoding dihydrofolate reductase family protein codes for MNELVFFEIPKQNLKIQIVKKSNEILEQIRKESAETAVMPDVAQYYTDIYFPKAPSDRPYTFSSIVLSSDGKMAYGDNPSGPLIAKNNFLDPDGSLGDFWVLNVLRAYADGIIIGARTLLSEPGITCHVYEERLTRQRREVLGKKYQPCGVIVSLDGTDIPFDHYIFDVDPKEEYKLVIATSPRGAEYIMANSPLKHPVIGPFKTIEDVDHADLGELYTDFNAFPVIVTGQGENPDTKVLMYALKKWGLEKLCIEAPSYCTHLLQQGMLDEYFINYSMVFAGGQKSPGYASEFGHMDHPHADFLTLGIHESNFIFTRQKIRYGVTNETDLSGYKY; via the coding sequence ATGAACGAATTAGTGTTCTTTGAAATACCAAAACAGAATTTAAAGATTCAAATTGTCAAAAAAAGTAATGAGATTTTGGAACAGATAAGGAAAGAATCTGCCGAGACAGCGGTGATGCCGGATGTGGCTCAGTACTACACGGATATTTATTTTCCAAAAGCACCTTCAGACAGGCCCTATACATTTTCCTCCATCGTGCTTTCTTCGGACGGCAAAATGGCCTATGGGGATAATCCCTCCGGACCGCTCATAGCAAAAAATAACTTTCTGGACCCGGACGGCTCCCTGGGAGATTTCTGGGTGCTGAATGTACTGCGGGCCTATGCGGACGGAATCATCATAGGCGCCCGCACCCTGCTCAGTGAACCGGGCATCACCTGCCATGTATATGAGGAACGTCTGACCAGGCAGCGCAGGGAAGTGCTTGGGAAGAAGTACCAGCCCTGCGGCGTGATTGTATCGTTAGACGGTACGGATATTCCCTTTGACCATTATATTTTCGATGTAGACCCAAAGGAAGAGTATAAACTGGTGATAGCCACGTCCCCCAGGGGCGCCGAATACATAATGGCCAATTCCCCGCTGAAGCATCCTGTAATTGGGCCCTTTAAGACAATTGAGGATGTGGATCATGCGGATTTGGGTGAGCTTTACACAGATTTTAACGCGTTCCCGGTTATAGTGACGGGCCAGGGAGAGAACCCCGATACAAAGGTGCTCATGTATGCCCTTAAGAAATGGGGGCTGGAAAAGCTCTGTATCGAGGCGCCGTCCTACTGCACCCATTTGCTGCAGCAGGGAATGCTGGATGAATACTTTATCAATTATTCCATGGTATTTGCGGGCGGCCAAAAATCGCCGGGCTATGCATCGGAATTCGGGCACATGGATCATCCCCACGCAGATTTTCTGACACTGGGAATCCATGAAAGCAATTTCATATTTACCCGTCAGAAAATTCGTTACGGTGTTACAAATGAGACGGATTTGTCGGGATATAAGTACTGA
- a CDS encoding MATE family efflux transporter codes for MRQIEKQTRTDGENKMGVMPVNRLLVTMALPIMISMIIQAMYNIVDSLFVARISEQALTAVSLAYSVQNLLIGVAVGTGVGVNSLLSRYLGEQNREGVNKTAVNGIFIMLVTYLFFLVFGLFFTRTFFKLQTDSEEIIELGVQYLSICLIFSVGVLEQVVLERILQGTGKTIYTMITQGAGAVINIILDPILIFGLLGFPRMGISGAAIATVTGQLAGMGMNVYFNKRVNHEVQFVFRGFRPDMGIIKQIYRVGIPAIVMQSIASVMTFGLNQILISYTATAAAVMGVYFKIQSFIFMPVFGLNNGMIPIIGYNLGAGRPGRIRKAIHYSLGYATAIMAAGFVLSQVFAVEIMAMFNASEHMMSIGVTALRVISFGYLSASVSVIYSAVFQALGRGMESLVISFFRQLIVLLPAACILAAMFGLDALWWSFPISETMAALLAWVWWKHIRRQMAGQV; via the coding sequence ATGAGGCAAATAGAAAAACAGACCCGGACAGACGGGGAGAATAAGATGGGGGTCATGCCGGTCAACCGTCTGCTGGTGACCATGGCGCTGCCGATTATGATATCCATGATTATCCAGGCCATGTACAATATAGTGGACAGCCTGTTCGTTGCCAGAATCAGCGAACAGGCGCTGACCGCGGTTTCGCTGGCATATTCGGTGCAGAATCTTCTGATTGGAGTGGCAGTGGGGACAGGTGTGGGTGTGAATTCCCTGCTGTCCCGGTATCTGGGGGAACAAAACCGGGAAGGCGTCAACAAGACAGCTGTAAACGGGATTTTCATTATGCTGGTTACCTATCTGTTCTTCCTGGTGTTTGGGTTGTTTTTCACCAGGACGTTTTTCAAATTACAGACAGATTCAGAAGAAATCATAGAGCTGGGAGTACAGTACCTGTCCATTTGCCTGATTTTTTCAGTGGGCGTGCTGGAGCAGGTTGTGCTGGAACGGATATTGCAGGGAACCGGAAAAACAATTTATACCATGATTACACAGGGGGCGGGAGCTGTTATTAATATAATTCTCGACCCTATTCTGATTTTCGGATTATTGGGATTTCCCAGAATGGGTATCAGCGGGGCAGCCATAGCCACTGTGACAGGGCAGCTGGCCGGCATGGGGATGAACGTCTATTTTAACAAGCGGGTCAACCATGAGGTGCAGTTTGTTTTCCGGGGGTTCAGGCCGGATATGGGAATCATAAAGCAGATATACAGGGTGGGAATCCCGGCCATTGTAATGCAGTCCATCGCGTCTGTCATGACCTTTGGACTGAACCAGATACTGATTTCCTACACGGCCACAGCCGCGGCAGTGATGGGAGTCTATTTTAAAATCCAGAGTTTTATCTTCATGCCCGTATTCGGCCTCAATAACGGCATGATACCTATTATCGGATATAATCTGGGGGCGGGAAGACCTGGGCGCATACGAAAGGCCATCCATTACAGCCTGGGATATGCCACAGCCATCATGGCGGCAGGCTTTGTACTGTCCCAGGTTTTTGCGGTGGAGATAATGGCAATGTTTAATGCCTCTGAGCACATGATGTCCATTGGGGTGACGGCGCTGAGGGTGATTAGCTTCGGCTACCTGTCCGCCTCTGTTTCCGTTATTTACAGCGCCGTATTCCAGGCGCTGGGAAGAGGGATGGAAAGCCTGGTTATCTCCTTTTTCCGGCAGCTGATTGTACTGCTGCCGGCCGCCTGCATACTGGCAGCAATGTTTGGGCTGGATGCGCTGTGGTGGTCCTTTCCCATTTCGGAGACAATGGCGGCATTGCTGGCATGGGTATGGTGGAAACATATCCGCAGGCAGATGGCGGGGCAGGTGTAA
- a CDS encoding MBL fold metallo-hydrolase — protein MGTIHITLVANAGLLLESGGRKLLLDGLHSQENGMFSPVPPCIREQIMKRIPPFDGIRWVAFTHFHEDHFDLDLVNRYLQEAAPEMLVMPEDTPNGVSSKLKAGVCSTEAIELPMGQCRSIRLWETGSLTAFPSRHAGREYETVSHLCYVLEADGKKVLILGDSDYDSVFFKQMAGAMEFDAVIANPLFLHLPRGRRVFTQSIRTKEIIFCHLPFAEDDQIHFRNMMSEDMRQYETILPPMKALTDPLQKVSI, from the coding sequence ATGGGAACGATCCATATCACCCTGGTGGCCAATGCGGGCTTGTTATTGGAGTCCGGGGGGCGAAAGCTGCTGCTGGACGGTCTGCACAGCCAGGAGAACGGGATGTTCAGTCCTGTGCCTCCCTGTATACGGGAGCAGATCATGAAAAGGATTCCTCCCTTTGACGGAATCAGATGGGTGGCTTTTACCCATTTTCATGAGGATCATTTTGATTTGGACCTGGTAAACCGGTATTTGCAGGAGGCAGCACCTGAGATGCTGGTGATGCCGGAGGATACACCGAATGGCGTATCCTCAAAACTTAAGGCAGGCGTATGCAGCACAGAGGCCATTGAGCTGCCGATGGGCCAGTGCCGGAGCATACGTCTGTGGGAGACGGGAAGCCTGACAGCCTTTCCCTCAAGGCATGCGGGCAGGGAGTATGAGACGGTCAGCCACCTTTGCTATGTGCTGGAGGCTGACGGAAAAAAGGTATTGATCCTGGGAGACTCGGATTATGACAGCGTGTTTTTTAAACAAATGGCAGGAGCAATGGAATTTGACGCTGTGATTGCCAATCCGCTTTTTCTGCATCTTCCCAGGGGGCGCAGGGTGTTTACACAGTCCATACGGACAAAAGAGATTATTTTTTGTCACCTTCCGTTTGCGGAGGATGACCAGATTCATTTCCGGAATATGATGTCAGAAGACATGAGACAATATGAAACAATACTGCCACCCATGAAGGCGCTTACGGATCCGCTTCAAAAAGTGAGCATTTAG
- a CDS encoding P1 family peptidase, producing the protein MERKRIRDFGIVPGVMKTGPKNKITDVPGVLVGHKTVRNGDNKTGVTVIVPGPGNVFERKFIAAGYVHNGFGKTCGLVQVEELGTLETPIALTNTLNVGLAADALVEYTIRQCEKDQVEVTSVSPVVGECNDCRINRIQHRAVSMEDVMEAFSGAGEDFEEGDVGAGTGTVCYGLKGGIGSASRVMRIGGVNYTLGVLVQSNFGATEDLVIDGIRAGQRILEEKERRRKMATAEQDQGSIMTIIATDLPVSDRQLKRIIRRAGVGIARTGAYTGHGSGEVMIGFTTAGRLQGKDSPEIMTSTCIREDLINVAFKAAAEAVNEAILNSMTAAGRTGGLAGEVYYSLSEFLPQILKH; encoded by the coding sequence ATGGAGAGAAAAAGAATCAGGGATTTTGGCATTGTGCCGGGCGTCATGAAAACCGGACCTAAAAATAAGATTACAGACGTGCCTGGCGTGCTGGTAGGCCATAAGACAGTGAGAAATGGGGACAACAAAACCGGCGTCACGGTCATTGTGCCGGGACCGGGAAATGTATTTGAACGCAAGTTCATCGCTGCGGGATATGTGCACAATGGATTCGGCAAGACCTGCGGCCTGGTCCAGGTGGAGGAGCTGGGAACCCTGGAGACGCCCATTGCCCTGACCAATACCCTGAACGTGGGGCTGGCAGCCGACGCCCTGGTGGAGTATACCATCAGGCAGTGCGAAAAGGACCAGGTGGAGGTCACATCCGTAAGCCCGGTTGTGGGTGAGTGCAATGACTGCAGAATTAACCGTATCCAGCACAGGGCTGTGTCCATGGAGGATGTGATGGAGGCATTTTCCGGTGCTGGTGAGGATTTTGAGGAGGGTGATGTGGGCGCAGGCACGGGAACTGTGTGCTACGGCCTGAAGGGAGGAATCGGATCCGCCTCCAGAGTTATGAGAATCGGCGGGGTAAATTACACGCTGGGGGTTCTGGTGCAGTCCAATTTCGGGGCGACAGAGGACCTGGTCATAGACGGCATCCGGGCCGGCCAACGGATTCTGGAGGAAAAGGAAAGGCGCAGGAAGATGGCCACCGCAGAACAGGACCAGGGGTCCATCATGACCATTATCGCCACGGATCTGCCTGTCAGTGACCGTCAGCTAAAGCGCATCATCCGCAGGGCCGGTGTGGGCATTGCCAGGACAGGCGCCTACACCGGACACGGCAGCGGTGAGGTCATGATTGGGTTCACCACCGCAGGCCGCCTGCAGGGAAAGGACAGTCCGGAAATCATGACAAGCACCTGCATCAGGGAGGATCTGATTAACGTGGCCTTCAAGGCAGCCGCGGAAGCTGTCAATGAAGCCATCCTGAATTCCATGACAGCAGCCGGACGTACCGGGGGACTGGCAGGGGAGGTGTATTACAGCCTGTCGGAGTTCCTTCCGCAGATTCTTAAACATTAA
- the pduL gene encoding PduL/EutD family phosphate acyltransferase: MGQNILIEISARHIHLSKEHLEILFGEGYELTVKKMLSQPGQFACEERVSVIGPKGKFSMSVLGPVRERTQVEISLTDARTIGVSAPIRESGDVEGSGSCVLEGPRGTVILKEGVIAAKRHIHTTPEDAERLGVTDRETVAFEVNINDRSLIFKDMVVRVSEHYSTAAHIDTDEANAVAMSGTVYGTIVKLRGNGLADSGLTDSDLADSSIA; this comes from the coding sequence GTGGGGCAGAATATATTGATTGAAATATCAGCAAGACACATTCATTTATCAAAAGAGCATTTAGAGATACTTTTTGGGGAAGGCTATGAACTGACAGTGAAGAAAATGTTAAGCCAGCCAGGACAATTTGCATGCGAGGAACGGGTGAGCGTGATTGGACCTAAGGGTAAGTTCTCCATGTCTGTGCTGGGACCTGTGAGAGAGCGCACCCAGGTGGAAATTTCACTGACAGATGCCAGGACCATAGGGGTCAGCGCGCCCATACGGGAATCCGGCGATGTGGAGGGAAGCGGCAGCTGTGTACTGGAAGGCCCCAGGGGAACGGTTATTCTGAAGGAAGGGGTTATTGCGGCAAAACGCCACATACACACCACGCCGGAGGATGCCGAAAGACTGGGGGTGACTGACCGTGAAACAGTTGCTTTTGAGGTAAATATCAATGACCGGTCGTTGATTTTTAAGGACATGGTGGTCCGGGTCAGCGAACACTATTCCACGGCTGCCCATATTGACACGGATGAGGCAAACGCGGTGGCCATGTCGGGCACGGTCTATGGAACCATAGTAAAACTGAGGGGAAATGGATTGGCGGATTCCGGTTTGACAGATTCTGATTTGGCGGATTCATCAATCGCTTAA
- a CDS encoding glutathione ABC transporter substrate-binding protein, producing the protein MKKSGKKLCALALAAAMLGLTACGSSSGTTDTTTAAAGGAAATEETTAAAAVAEGESVSQETDIIGAVNVDFTTLDPLDTSDTLSGGVQRLIMDGLFGFDDEMKIIPMLATEYTANDSATEFTIKLREGITFSDGTPWNAEAAKANFDRWADKSLGLKRTTLLCNILDTTTVQDDYTIVVKLSSPFGAFIETLAHPACVVMSPKVIEQGSTACAEAPIGTGQYTFKEWIQGDHLTVELNKDWWGYDADICGGTALADKDAGFKSITLKPVPESATRVAMIQSGDAQLIWPVPDENLAGLKSDPNVIVGQDQGLVVRYLMMNNQKKPFNDKKVRQAINYAINKEAYVAVVKNGNSEPGTSVIAPKLQYYKGNDPYPYDIEKAKSLLAEAGYPDGFKTTLIFANTSANMKQGEFLKQQLAEVGIDVELISLESAIVNEKVQDTDAPGAEAEVDMYIIGWSSSTGDADWGIRPLLAKESEPPMSYNICYFENEELDGYLKDGLNTADRDKRAEAYAKAQDLIWEESPLVCLATDFNSWATSNKMVNVKMFPDNCLNIRNGKMTK; encoded by the coding sequence ATGAAGAAAAGCGGAAAGAAGCTGTGCGCCCTGGCACTGGCTGCTGCCATGCTGGGATTGACGGCATGCGGTTCATCATCAGGCACCACTGATACGACCACGGCAGCTGCAGGCGGGGCGGCAGCTACAGAAGAAACGACAGCAGCGGCAGCTGTTGCGGAGGGAGAGTCTGTTTCACAGGAAACAGATATTATAGGAGCAGTCAATGTGGACTTTACCACACTGGATCCGTTAGATACCAGCGACACCCTCTCAGGAGGCGTTCAGCGTCTTATCATGGACGGATTGTTTGGGTTTGACGACGAAATGAAAATCATTCCCATGCTGGCAACGGAGTATACGGCCAATGACAGCGCCACGGAGTTCACCATCAAGCTGAGAGAGGGAATCACATTCTCTGACGGAACCCCATGGAACGCAGAGGCGGCCAAAGCCAACTTTGACCGTTGGGCGGACAAGTCCTTAGGACTTAAGAGAACCACATTGTTATGTAATATACTGGATACCACTACGGTTCAGGATGATTATACAATCGTAGTAAAACTGTCCTCACCCTTTGGCGCGTTCATTGAGACACTGGCCCATCCGGCCTGCGTGGTCATGAGCCCCAAGGTAATCGAGCAGGGCTCCACGGCATGCGCAGAGGCCCCCATTGGCACAGGACAGTATACATTTAAAGAGTGGATTCAGGGAGACCACCTTACGGTTGAGCTGAACAAGGACTGGTGGGGCTATGACGCTGACATCTGCGGCGGCACGGCTCTGGCTGACAAGGACGCCGGCTTCAAGAGCATCACCTTAAAGCCTGTACCTGAGTCCGCCACCAGGGTTGCCATGATTCAGTCCGGCGATGCCCAGCTTATCTGGCCTGTACCGGATGAAAACCTGGCAGGACTTAAATCCGATCCCAACGTGATCGTGGGACAGGACCAGGGCCTGGTAGTCCGTTACCTGATGATGAACAACCAGAAGAAACCATTCAATGACAAGAAAGTCCGTCAGGCTATCAACTATGCTATCAATAAAGAGGCATATGTGGCAGTTGTCAAGAATGGCAACTCTGAGCCGGGAACCTCTGTCATTGCTCCCAAGCTTCAGTACTACAAGGGAAATGATCCTTATCCATACGACATCGAGAAGGCAAAATCACTGCTTGCAGAGGCAGGCTATCCGGACGGCTTTAAGACAACCCTGATATTTGCCAACACTTCCGCCAACATGAAGCAGGGCGAGTTCTTAAAGCAGCAGCTTGCCGAGGTGGGTATTGATGTTGAGCTTATCAGCCTGGAGAGCGCAATTGTAAACGAGAAGGTCCAGGATACGGACGCTCCCGGCGCAGAGGCAGAAGTTGATATGTACATCATCGGCTGGTCATCCTCTACCGGCGACGCGGACTGGGGAATCCGTCCTCTGCTGGCAAAAGAGTCTGAGCCTCCTATGAGCTACAATATCTGCTATTTCGAGAACGAGGAATTAGACGGATATCTGAAGGACGGCCTGAACACAGCTGACCGTGATAAGAGAGCAGAAGCATATGCCAAGGCTCAGGACCTGATTTGGGAAGAGAGTCCTCTGGTATGTCTGGCAACTGACTTCAACTCCTGGGCAACTTCCAATAAGATGGTAAATGTAAAGATGTTCCCAGATAACTGCCTTAATATCAGAAATGGTAAGATGACGAAATAA
- the lpdA gene encoding dihydrolipoyl dehydrogenase, with amino-acid sequence MGGTMAGTDLVVIGAGPGGYVAAIRAAQLGMKVVIAEKDACGGTCLNYGCIPTKALYKNAQVMGYMDHSREFGIEIDGYRLDMEQVQARKNKIVKTLTGGVEYLLKSNKVAIEKGCAKIIKAGLVEVTGKDGTVKRLETKRILIASGSKSSRLPIEGMDLEGVITSKEALDMKTVPEEIVIIGGGVIGIEFAGIYQSFGAKVTVVEFMPHIIPNVDVEITARLKSLLEKRGISIMTGSKVEKIEKKGNNLSVQVDAGGKKQVLSCGQVLVSTGREMDADGLNLDGAGVRYDRKGIKVDENYETNVPGIYAIGDVTGRVMLAHVASEEGKTAVERMAGENTEVDYSLIPNSIFTFPDVSSIGLSEEQAKEQGIEYITSKYQFSGNGKALTMGDAEGMVKVIAAKDKSRLLGVHIIGPNASDLIAEAAIAMNGMFTVEEAAGVMHGHPTLSEAFDEAVSNLLGKAIHMPPVKNR; translated from the coding sequence ATGGGAGGAACTATGGCAGGTACGGATTTGGTGGTAATCGGCGCAGGACCGGGCGGATATGTGGCCGCAATCAGGGCTGCGCAGCTGGGAATGAAGGTAGTGATTGCAGAAAAGGACGCATGCGGCGGGACCTGTCTGAATTATGGGTGCATTCCCACAAAAGCGCTTTATAAAAATGCCCAGGTAATGGGCTATATGGACCACAGCAGGGAATTTGGAATTGAGATTGACGGATACAGGCTGGATATGGAGCAGGTGCAGGCCCGCAAGAACAAGATTGTAAAGACGCTGACCGGAGGAGTGGAATATCTGCTGAAGTCCAATAAGGTGGCCATTGAGAAGGGCTGCGCTAAAATCATAAAAGCCGGTCTGGTGGAAGTGACCGGCAAGGACGGCACTGTAAAGCGGCTGGAGACAAAGCGGATTCTCATTGCATCCGGTTCCAAATCATCCAGGCTTCCCATTGAGGGGATGGACCTGGAGGGCGTTATTACCAGCAAAGAGGCTCTGGATATGAAGACGGTGCCGGAGGAAATCGTGATCATCGGCGGAGGAGTGATTGGCATTGAATTTGCCGGCATTTACCAGTCCTTTGGCGCAAAGGTAACCGTGGTGGAGTTTATGCCCCACATTATTCCGAATGTGGACGTGGAAATCACAGCCAGATTAAAGAGTCTGCTGGAAAAGCGCGGTATTTCAATCATGACAGGATCTAAGGTTGAGAAGATTGAGAAAAAAGGAAACAATCTGTCTGTGCAGGTGGATGCAGGCGGCAAAAAGCAGGTTCTTTCCTGCGGGCAGGTTCTTGTGTCAACCGGACGTGAAATGGACGCGGATGGCCTGAACCTGGATGGCGCGGGAGTGCGGTATGACCGCAAAGGAATAAAGGTAGACGAAAATTATGAGACCAATGTGCCGGGAATCTACGCAATCGGAGACGTGACAGGACGCGTCATGCTGGCCCATGTGGCATCGGAGGAGGGCAAGACAGCTGTTGAGCGCATGGCAGGAGAGAATACAGAGGTGGATTACAGCCTGATTCCCAATTCCATTTTTACCTTTCCGGATGTGTCCAGCATCGGGTTATCGGAAGAACAGGCAAAGGAGCAGGGAATCGAATATATTACCAGCAAATACCAGTTCTCCGGCAACGGCAAGGCCCTTACCATGGGGGACGCCGAGGGTATGGTGAAGGTGATTGCCGCAAAAGACAAATCCAGGCTGTTAGGGGTACATATCATCGGCCCCAATGCAAGCGATTTGATTGCGGAGGCAGCTATTGCAATGAACGGAATGTTTACGGTGGAGGAGGCAGCCGGTGTCATGCACGGGCACCCCACGCTCTCAGAGGCCTTTGACGAGGCGGTATCCAATCTCCTGGGAAAAGCCATTCACATGCCGCCGGTAAAAAACAGGTAA